The genomic interval ATGGCTGTCAAGACAAAGCGTGCCGTGGACGAGGTCGTTGCCGGCAAAAGTATCGAAGAGGCTTCGGGACATAAAATCGGAGCCTTCACATCCAACTGGTGGGCCGGGTTCTTGGGGGAATTTGCCATCGCTTCATCTGAGGGGATGGTATCGCGAGACCATGTGTATAACATGGACAAAGCCCGTCAGGATGACATAAGGGATGCGCTTGTCACCCTTGCCAAACGCGACAGCCAGACACGTATCGATGCCGCGTACGCCGAGTTCGGGAAGATGGGTACGGTATTGGAAGTGGACGCTTTCCTCAAGACGGTAAAGGAGCGTTTCGGGCAACAGGAGAAGGATCTCGACAAGTCTTTGTGGCGTATGCAGGATGGCAAGGCCGTCTATGTGAATGATATCGGGGACAGGTCGGAAGCGGTTGCCGCCCGCACATACGACTATGCCCGGTACATGAACACGCAGACCGTTCCGGAGATTGTGCGTGCCGCCACCGCTTATCGGAATGCCATATCGAGTGCCGCCAATGCGCATGAGCTGATGCGTAAGGGAGGGTTCGACTTTGACCAGTTCAGGGCCTGGGGATTCGAGCAGGACGAAAACGGGCTATGGAAACAGCGGGCACTGGGGCAGAACGCCACCGATGCGCAGCGTATAGACAACATCGCGCATCGCAAGCTGGCACATACGACACTCGTGAAGTTCTTTTCATCGCTCCGGCAGACTTTCGGAGGTTCGGCGGAGGCAGCCGAGAACATCCTCCGCGTGGCGGGCTTCACTCCCGACCAGTACGGCAACGAACCGGATTCCAACGATACACGTCCGTTTGCTGCCAACCCGATTACCAACACGCATCTGGATGACGGAGGGGCCGGCGGCAACTATTCCGGCACGGGGCGGTTGTCCTCGGCGGCACCTAAACAGGTCATCGTGAACATAGAGAGCCTGCTCAGTGTCAGGACCATCGACCTGATGAAGTCGAAGGAGGGGCAGACGGAAGAGATACAGAACCTGAAAGAACAACTGGCACAGGCGCTCATCGATGTCGTGCATGACTTCGATGCCTCCTGGAACGCATAAAATGAAAGGATTATGGGAAGACTGATACAAATCGCGGCCTCGACTTTGTTGAGCGGAGGCATACTCAACCACGGTTCGCTTGGCGGATACATCAGCAACGCCACGCGTCTGGCGTTGGGCATGGGGCTTGCCGAATTGCAGGACGGGCAGGTACATTACTTCTCCAGGCACCATGACCTGCTCAAACGGGCAGCCATACAGGTTGCCTCGCAGACGGCTTACGGGTTGCTACGTTCCTATCCCCGATACCTCAAATACTGGGAACAGCAGGTGCGGGACAAATATCTTCAGACACAGTCGCAGTCCAGCCTTGCGAACAAGACCGGACAGTACTACCAGCTCATCAGGGAACAGCAGGCGGTGGCGCAGAAGAAAAACCATATCGATTCCATCGTCGGCCGGACAGTGGCGGATTTTCTGGAACTGTCCATATCAGAGGAGGGGAAGTATTATGACAACAGCGAGTGCAAGGTTTTGCCGAACAGCCGGTATGGACTGGTGACATTCGTGGACCTGGGACCGCAGGTACAGGTCAGCAGCCGGAACAATATCCTGCTGACCCGGGTACAGGGGCGGGACTATACCCGCAAGGAATATATATCCGGGGGTGACCTCGAGATTACCATCAACGGCAAGATCACCTCCAAATACCCGGACGTGTATCCCGAGGCGGAAGTGTCCAAGTTTATCAGGCTGGTACAATACAAGGGTGTCATCGATTGCGACAACACGGTATTGCGCCAGTTCAACATTTCACGGTTGATTATACAGGGCTATACCTTACAGCCTACGGATTGCCGGAACGTGCAGCCGTATTCGCTGAACTGTGTCGCCGTGGAGCCATCGGAAGCCGTGGAACTGAAACTGGCGGAACAGGAAAAGGTGGACACGGCCATCAAGCACACGA from Alistipes dispar carries:
- a CDS encoding DUF6046 domain-containing protein, giving the protein MGRLIQIAASTLLSGGILNHGSLGGYISNATRLALGMGLAELQDGQVHYFSRHHDLLKRAAIQVASQTAYGLLRSYPRYLKYWEQQVRDKYLQTQSQSSLANKTGQYYQLIREQQAVAQKKNHIDSIVGRTVADFLELSISEEGKYYDNSECKVLPNSRYGLVTFVDLGPQVQVSSRNNILLTRVQGRDYTRKEYISGGDLEITINGKITSKYPDVYPEAEVSKFIRLVQYKGVIDCDNTVLRQFNISRLIIQGYTLQPTDCRNVQPYSLNCVAVEPSEAVELKLAEQEKVDTAIKHTNKWIKYVKFGTEVIDPASLLKLTRLWV